The Megalobrama amblycephala isolate DHTTF-2021 linkage group LG20, ASM1881202v1, whole genome shotgun sequence genome includes a window with the following:
- the atp2a1l gene encoding LOW QUALITY PROTEIN: ATPase sarcoplasmic/endoplasmic reticulum Ca2+ transporting 1, like (The sequence of the model RefSeq protein was modified relative to this genomic sequence to represent the inferred CDS: inserted 1 base in 1 codon), whose protein sequence is MEDAHAKSPAECLAYFTVSETTGLTPDQFKKNLEKYGYNELPAEEGKSIWELVIEQFEDLLVRILLLAACISFVLAWFEEGEETVTAFVEPFVILLILIANAIVGVWQERNAESAIEALKEYEPEIGKVYRSDRKSVQRIKAREIVPGDIVEVSVGDKVPADIRLTAIRSTTLRVDQSILTGESVSVIKHTDAVPDLRAVNQDKKNMLFSGTNIAAGKAIGVAVATGVSTEIGKIRDQMAATEQERTPLQQKLDEFGEQLSKVISLICVAVWMINIGHFNDPVHGGSWIRGAVYYFKIAVALAVAAIPEGLPAVITTCLALGTRRMAKKNAIVRSLPSVETLGCTSVICSDKTGTLTTNQMCVTKMFVIDRIDGDHVDLNCFDISGSKYTPEGEVTKSGARVDCSQIDGLVELATICALCNDSSLDYNESKKIYEKVGEATETALCCLVEKMNVFKSNVNNLSKIERANACCSVVKQLMKKNFTLEFSRDRKSMSVYCTPTKGDAGCKMFVKGAPEGVIDRCTYVRVGAXRVPLTGIVKDKIMATIKEWGTGRDTLRCLALATRDTPLKVEEMNLEDSTKFADYETDLTFVGCVGMLDPPRKEVTSSIQLCRAAGIRVIMITGDNKGTAVAICRRIGIFTEEEDVTGKAYTGREFDDLPRAEQSEAVCRACCFARVEPSHKSKIVEFLQGYDEITAMTGDGVNDAPALKKAEIGIAMGSGTAVAKSASEMVLADDNFSSIVAAVEEGRAIYNNMKQFIRYLISSNIGEVVCIFLTAALGLPEALIPVQLLWVNLVTDGLPATALGFNPPDLEIMGKPPRSPKEPLISGWLFFRYMAIGGYVGAATVGAAAYWFMYDDEGPHVTYHQLSHFMQCHDENEDFTGLDCEVFEAAPPMTMALSVLVTIEMCNALNSLSENQSLLRMPPWSNGWLAAAMTLSMSLHFMILYVDPLPMIFKLTHLNVEQWMVVLKLSFPVILIDEVLKFVARNYVDGKA, encoded by the exons ATGGAGGACGCCCACGCCAAGTCCCCGGCTGAATGTCTGGCCTACTTTACGGTTAGCGAGACCACCGGTCTTACCCCTGATCAGTTCAAGAAGAACCTGGAAAAGTACGGCTACAATG AGCTGCCAGCTGAGGAGG GAAAATCCATCTGGGAGCTGGTTATTGAGCAATTTGAAGATCTGTTGGTCAGAATTTTGCTGCTTGCTGCCTGCATCTCTTTC gTCCTGGCCTGGTTTGAGGAGGGTGAAGAGACTGTTACTGCCTTTGTTGAGCCTTTTGTCATTTTGCTCATTCTCATTGCCAATGCCATTGTCGGCGTGTGGCAG GAGCGTAATGCTGAGAGCGCCATTGAGGCTCTGAAGGAGTATGAACCTGAGATAGGCAAGGTCTACCGTTCTGACAGAAAGAGCGTCCAGAGGATCAAGGCCAGAGAGATTGTCCCCGGTGACATTGTGGAGGTGTCTG TTGGTGATAAAGTTCCTGCTGACATCAGGCTTACTGCTATCCGATCCACCACCCTTCGGGTTGACCAGTCCATCCTTACTG GTGAGTCTGTCAGTGTGATCAAGCACACAGATGCTGTCCCCGACCTTAGAGCCGTCAATCAGGACAAAAAGAACATGCTTTTCTCT GGCACAAACATTGCTGCTGGCAAGGCTATTGGAGTCGCTGTCGCTACTGGTGTATCCACTGAGATTGGTAAAATCCGTGACCAGATGGCCGCCACAGAGCAGGAGAGAACTCCTCTGCAGCAGAAACTGGATGAGTTTGGTGAGCAGCTCTCTAAGGTTATCTCTCTGATCTGTGTCGCTGTCTGGATGATCAACATCGGTCACTTCAATGACCCCGTCCATGGTGGATCCTGGATCCGTGGCGCCGTCTACTACTTCAAGATCGCTGTTGCTCTGGCTGTGGCTGCAATCCCTGAGG GTTTGCCTGCTGTCATTACTACCTGCCTTGCTCTTGGTACCAGACGTATGGCCAAGAAAAACGCTATTGTCCGTTCACTGCCCTCTGTGGAGACTCTGGGCTGTACCTCTGTCATCTGCTCAGACAAGACTGGCACCCTGACCACCAATCAGATGTGTGTGACCAAA ATGTTCGTCATTGATAGAATTGATGGTGATCACGTTGATCTGAACTGCTTTGATATCTCTGGCTCCAAGTACACACCTGAGGGTGAGGT CACAAAGTCGGGTGCCCGTGTTGACTGCAGTCAGATTGACGGTTTAGTTGAGTTGGCCACCATTTGTGCCCTGTGCAACGACTCCTCCCTTGACTACAATGAG TCCAAGAAGATCTATGAGAAGGTCGGTGAGGCCACTGAAACTGCTTTGTGCTGCTTGGTTGAGAAGATGAATGTTTTCAAGTCCAACGTCAACAACCTGTCCAAGATTGAGAGAGCAAATGCTTGCTGTAGT GTTGTTAAGCAGCTAATGAAGAAGAACTTTACCCTGGAGTTCTCCCGTGACAGGAAATCCATGTCTGTGTACTGTACCCCTACCAAGGGTGATGCAGGCTGCAAAATGTTTGTGAAG GGTGCTCCAGAGGGTGTGATTGACAGGTGTACCTATGTACGTGTTGGTG ACCGCGTACCCCTGACTGGAATTGTAAAGGATAAGATCATGGCCACCATCAAGGAGTGGGGTACTGGCCGTGACACTCTGCGTTGCCTGGCACTTGCCACCCGGGACACTCCCCTGAAGGTTGAGGAAATGAACCTTGAGGATTCTACTAAATTTGCTGACTATGAG ACTGACTTGACCTTCGTTGGCTGCGTTGGTATGCTGGATCCCCCCCGTAAAGAGGTTACTAGCTCCATTCAGCTGTGCAGAGCTGCTGGCATTCGTGTTATCATGATCACTG GTGACAACAAGGGCACCGCTGTTGCTATCTGCCGTCGTATTGGCATCTTTACTGAGGAAGAGGATGTGACTGGCAAGGCTTACACTGGCCGTGAGTTTGATGACCTGCCCCGTGCTGAGCAGAGCGAGGCTGTCTGTAGGGCATGCTGCTTTGCCCGTGTTGAGCCCTCCCACAAGTCTAAGATTGTTGAGTTCCTGCAGGGCTACGATGAGATTACTGCTATG ACTGGTGATGGTGTCAATGATGCCCCTGCCTTGAAGAAGGCAGAAATTGGCATTGCCATGGGCTCTGGCACTGCCGTTGCCAAGTCAGCCTCGGAGATGGTCTTAGCTGATGACAACTTCTCTTCTATTGTGGCAGCTGTTGAGGAAGGCAGAGCTATTTACAACAACATGAAGCAGTTCATTCGTTACCTGATTTCTTCTAATATTGGAGAGGTCGTCTG TATTTTCCTGACTGCTGCTCTTGGTCTGCCTGAGGCTCTGATTCCAGTCCAACTGCTTTGGGTGAACTTGGTGACTGATGGTCTGCCTGCCACTGCCCTGGGCTTCAACCCCCCTGATCTTGAGATCATGGGCAAGCCCCCCCGCTCTCCCAAAGAGCCCCTGATCTCTGGTTGGCTGTTCTTCAGATACATGGCCATTGGTG GATATGTGGGTGCTGCCACTGTGGGTGCTGCCGCCTACTGGTTTATGTATGATGATGAGGGTCCTCATGTCACCTACCACCAGCTG TCTCACTTCATGCAGTGCCACGATGAGAATGAGGACTTCACTGGCCTTGACTGTGAGGTGTTTGAGGCTGCTCCACCCATGACCATGGCTCTGTCTGTCCTGGTCACAATTGAGATGTGCAACGCCCTCAACAG TTTGTCTGAGAATCAGTCCCTCTTGCGTATGCCCCCATGGAGTAATGGCTGGCTAGCGGCTGCCATGACCCTTTCCATGTCCCTCCACTTCATGATCCTCTATGTGGACCCCCTGCCT ATGATTTTCAAGTTGACACACTTGAACGTGGAACAGTGGATGGTGGTACTGAAGCTTTCTTTCCCTGTTATCCTCATTGATGAGGTGTTGAAGTTCGTCGCCCGTAACTATGTAGACG GTAAAGCGTGA